In Zalophus californianus isolate mZalCal1 chromosome 4, mZalCal1.pri.v2, whole genome shotgun sequence, the following proteins share a genomic window:
- the LOC113916698 gene encoding transmembrane protein 258: MELEAMSRYTSPVNPAVFPHLTVVPIGMFFTAWFFVYEVTSTKYTIYKELLISLVASLFMGFGVLFLLLWVGIYV; encoded by the coding sequence ATGGAGCTCGAGGCCATGAGCAGATATACCAGCCCAGTGAACCCTGCTGTCTTCCCCCATCTGACTGTGGTGCCAATTGGCATGTTCTTTACCGCCTGGTTCTTCGTTTATGAGGTTACCTCTACCAAGTACACTATCTACAAAGAGCTCCTCATCTCCTTGGTGGCCTCACTCTtcatgggctttggagtcctcttcctgctgctctggGTTGGCATCTACGTATGA